The genomic segment CACGCGCTCCTCTCGTGCGTCACGCGCCCGTGAGGGAGGCGTGTGGCCCGTAGTATACACCATCTTCCGCTCTACGCATAGAGGGGGTCTGAATCGTCGTGCGATGGAGACGTGCTCGCCTGTTCGTCTGTGGCTGTATCTCTTCGCAAGAGCCCATAGGCGAGCAGCATCAGGGGCAGACCGCTCGAGAGAAGAACCCGCATCGCGTGCCAGAAGAGAGACTGCCACAGAAGCGCAAAGGGGAGGGCGTACACGGCGAACATGCTCACGCAGTAGAGCAGCATCGAGCGCCGCAGCGGCCGACTGTCGGTGACTGCCGCGAACGGCAGCAGCCACGACGTGTACCACGGCCACACACGGGCGCTGTAGAAGAGCATCAGGGCAAGCGTCATGCCGAGGTACTCGCGCACCACGTCGCGGCGTGTTCGTATGCAGGCCGCGCGCCACAGGCAGAGCAGCGCGAAGAGGAACGAGACCATGGCGCGCGTGGCCTTGAAGCCTTCGCCCTCATACACCGTGAGATACGACGCGTGACGCAGGTGGATGAGAACCGAGTGGAACGAGTGGGCATTGGTGAGGATGTGTGGGTTTGTCAGGGCAGCCCGTGCCTCCGGTGAGGCGAAGATGGTGAGCGCGAGCCCCCCCGCCGCGCAGCACGCGAAGAGCGCTCCCCAGGCCAGGGCAATGCCACGGCCCGATCGCAGCAGCCATGCACCTTCCGCGAGGAGCAGCAGAACAGCGGTGGGCTTCACCAGGCACGCCAGGACGCCAAGCACCACAGCCACGGAAGCCCCCCGCAACGTATCGGTGCACATCAGGCGCTCGAGCGAAGCGAGAGACAGAACCACCAGCAGAACGTCACAGTGGCCGTTGTTCACGATCTCGATCAAGATCAACGGGCACGCCAGATAGGTGAACGCAGCCCTGGGTCCATCGAGGCCGTTGGCGCGCGCGATGCGTAGCACCAGCCAACCCGCGCAGAGATGCGCAGCGAGCCAGCAGAGCTTGAGGAAGTAGAAGGCCAGGGGCACGCTCACCGTGGAGACGTAGCCCGCCAGAACGAGGAAGAGGCCGGCGACCGGGCCGTAGGGCATGGCGAACGGGTACCAGGCATACGGGGCATACCAGTCGATGACGTCACCAAATCCGTGTGTCCACGGATTGAGGCGATGAACGGCCCAGATTCGCCCGAACCCCACATACGCCATCATGTCGTTCGAGTTCACCCCAGGATAGGCCGCGAGCGAGAGCCCCCCGAGCAATGCACCCACCGCGAGCACACCGCGCCCGGAGAGCCCGAGCGCTGAGAAGTGTCGAATGCCCCAGAGCCAGGTCACCGACAACGCGAGGCCGACACCAACGTACGCCCACTGCAACGGGTAGTCGTACTCGTGATTGAAGATCGATTGCGCGGCCACGTCGGCGGGGCCTTGCAGCACGACCCCCCGGAAGCTCAGCGCAGCCAGCAGCGCGTAGAGCGGAACGCTCACGCCCAGGAACAACGCCCTATTCATCGTGCAGCCCCAGGGGCAGCGTCAGACCGTAGCCCAGCACGCTCTGGCACAGCAGCCGTGCGTCGAACCACTGCGCCTGTCCTCCGTCGGAGGCGATGCGGATATCGTCGCCCAGATGGCGACGCGCGATGATCAGGGAGGCAGTCACCGCGATATCGTAGGGGCGCAGGGCGGTCTTCGTGCGGTCCCAATAGCGGCCGGCGTCGTCGGCCATCACGTCGCTGGCCGTGCGCGGGAACCAGAAGGTCTCGTAGGCACAGGTACCCGGGCATCGACGTCTCGCGTGCTCCTCTTCCCACATCGCTCGGGTCGCGGCCTCGCGCTCGCTCTCCGGCATCGACAGCAGAGAGGCCAGGGCCATCATGCGAGAGAAGGCGCTCGGCGCAACCGACTGCGGATGGCGACAGCGAGTTCGGCCGTTGAAGACGATCTCCTGGCGATCGATGCGAGGACGCCCGGTGCCAAACGCCCCCGCCAGAGGGACGTCTTGACGCTTGAGCTCCGGCAGAAGCCGGGAGAGATCTTCGACGATGGCCTGATACCTGGAAGACGCGATGGTGCGACGGCGATACCAGTAGTGGCTGTATCCCATGGCAATACCCCCTCTTGATGCACGCCATGAACTGGCGTGATGTCATCGACGCGCATCGACGCGCCGCGGGGGCCATGATGACAGACGTTTGTTGCCGCAACGTGAGCGTTTTGTAACCCCAGACGAACCGCAAGATGAACATGTCTCGAAAGCAGGCGCCCACGACCGCGCGGTCAGGGCATGACGCTGTAGACCTGCTGAACGGTTGTCTGGAAGAGCGTGATGCAGCGCCAGGCCACGAATCCCCCCACCGCGAGCATGAGTATCGGGGGCAGAACCGACGCCATGCGACGAAGCGCGTTGTCAAAGTCGATGGCCAGCAGCTCGGCGGCCTTGAGAACGCTGGCCGAAAGCGTTCCGGTCTGCTCTCCGGTCACCACCATCTGGAGGGCAGATGGGGGGAGCACACCCGTCGAGGCCAGCGCCGCGGAGAACGAGCTCCCTGACTGCACCTGTTCGTCGACCCCCGCGAGACGACGGCTGATCACCGTGTTCCCACTGGCGCGGGCGGCGATCTCGACAGCCCGCCCGAGGGACAGCCCCGCCTCGAGGAGATCGGCCAGCGCCCGCAGGAAGCGCATCACGGCGCCATCACGAAGCACAGCGCCCAGCAGGGGCACAGACAAGGCGAAGGCATCAACGACCATTCGGGTGGCAAGTGAAACAGCAGATGCTCGGGTCACGGCGAGCAGCAGCCCCACGGTCCCGTACAGAACCGCCAGGGGAATCATGACAGCCACCAGATACGCCATCAGGCCTTGCGTGAAGAGGAGGAAGAGCTGCGGAAGAAAGATGGCGGCGTGCAGCAGGAGCACCGGATAGGCGCACTGGCTGAGCAGGCGCTGACGCATCTCATACGTCTTCTCGAGAGCGTCTGCGAGGCCGTTGAGTCGCCTGTCGAGCTGCCCCCCCGTCTCGCCCGCCTGGACGAGGCTCACCGTGAGCTCGCTGAAGTACTCCGGATATCGCGCCATGCACTTGTGCAGCGGGAGCCCCCGGTTCAGGCCCTCGGTCATGGCCTTCAGCGCCTCCCCGAAGTGCCCGGGGGTGTGCGCTGAAAGCGACTGCAGCGCCCGTCCGCTGGTCAGCCCGCTATCGATCATGGTGGCGAGCTGACGGAACAGCACGGCCTGCTGACGAAGGCTCACCCCCATCAACAGGCCGAGCGTGCTATGCGGCCAACGACCCTCCTCTGTGCCAGAGTCGGCCATCGGCGAGGGAATCACGGAGCGGTGCTCCGCGTGATGCGACCTGTCTGGGGCGCGTTGAGCGGGGTGCTCTTCTTCACGTATCCCGTGAACACGTCACGCGCGAGTTCGTCGTAGACGCGGTCCTTGACCTCCTTGAACACGAGCAGGCCGTCATTGCCCTCGGCCAGGAAATCGACCGTCGCAACCCGATACGTCTTCGCGGGATCGACGGGCTGACCGCCCACCTTCACGTCGTAGGGCCGGCCACCCGCGCCGATGCGGAACGTCAGCCCAGAGACCTGGATGGTGCCGTGGCTGTCGCCCACGCCCTGGGCCACGAGGCGCAGCAGCTGGTCGCCGGTGAGCTTCAACGTGACGAGATAGTTGTCGAACGGCAGCAACGTGTACACATCGCTGACCTTGATGGGGCCTTTGTTGAAGTCGGAGCGGATGCCGCCCGCGTTGTACACGGCCACGTCGGCATCGACCTTGGTGCGAAGCGCATCGGTGACCACGTCTCCGAGAATCGAGTCACCCTGCCCCGCGGCCGGCGTGCGCGTGAGGTCTTGCGCAGCCTGACCCAGCACCTGGTCCATCGCAGGTCCGATGCGCGCCTGATAGCGCGCGATGAGACCCGCGACAACCGGATCGGGCGAGATCTTCAGATCGAGGACGGGCACGAGCTCGTCCTTGCGCGTGTAGTCGATCACCTTGCCGCTCTTTCGGTCGAGGGTGACGTCGAGGCAGCCCAGGTAGCGCATGTACTTGCCGGCCTGCACGATGACCGTGCCGTTCACGAGCTCGGGGTCCTTGAGCGCCGTGTGGGAGTGGCCACCCACAATGACAGCGATGCCCGGCACCTGCTCGGCAAGCGCCTTGTCTTCCTTCAGGCCGAGATGGCTGAGCACGATGATGACGCGGGCGCCATTGCGACGCATGCGCGGAATCAGGGTCTTGAGCGTCTGCACCTCGTTCTCGAAGCGAAAGGGCGAGACGTTCTGCTTGAAGCTCATGTTGGGGGTGCTGGGGGTGACGACCCCTGTGATGCCGACGTTGACCCCGTCGATCTGCTTGATGATGTACGGCTTCACGCCTGCCGGCGCCGCGCCGGTGGCCACCTCGACGAGATTGGCGCAGACGATGGGACGCTTTGCGTCGTGAATCAGGGCGGCCAGTGTGGCCGGCCCCCAATCGAACTCGTGATTGCCGATGGTGCCGGCGTCATAGCCGAGATGGTTCATGAACTCGACCGTGGGGCGCCCGCTGAAGAGGTTTGAGATGGGGGTTCCCTGAGCGATGTCGCCCGCGTCGAGCAGCAGGGTGTGCCCGGGGTGCTGGGCCCGCTTCTGCCTGACGAGGCCCGACATGTATGCCGCGCCACCGACCTTCTGCGTCGCGGGGGCGAGGCTCTTGTCGACCTCAGGCGTGAGGTGCCCGTGCATGTCGTTGGTGTGGAGGATGGTGATGCTGAGCGTAGAGCCGGGGGCCGGCGTGGGGGATTCTTGTGGCTCTGCCAGTGCGGGCGCGCACAATGCGCCCAGGAGAGCGGCGGCGACAGCGGCGCGCGCCATGAAGCGAGAAGCAGGGAACAAAAGATTCATGCTCCTTTCCGTATCCGAGACAGAGGGAAGGCCTGACGTGGACAGACGTGCAGGACACCTGCCCGGCCAGCCCTGATCAGCAGCAAGCCTGCCTGCCCGGCCTGGGCGGAGCGCAGGTCATCTCCCTCTTCACCGTTGTCTCTGATGGTTCGGCCGCGCAACGAGGCCTCCTGCGACACGATGTTACCGGGATGTGAATAGTCGCCCCCGAGCGTTCGACCGCTCAGGGCTGCGGCTCGGCGTCGAAGACGGTGCGCACGCAGCCGTCGCGAACGCCGTGCTCGACGCACTGGCGGAACTCGAGAACGGTGTTGATGGCGACCTCGCCCTGCTTGTGCGTGTGCGCGGGATTCGCGCAGTAGGTGAAGAACAGCAGGCGCTTCACGAACTCCGCGCTCTGGCACAGGGGGCACGTGATCGCGCGCCCTCCTTCCTCTTCGCCCGCTTCGTGCTCGGCCTCTGCCGCTGGCTGTGACATCGATTCACGACTCTCTTTCAATGGTGTGCGCCTCGTGAGACGGCCCCCGCCTCATCGCTGAGGGCGGGCGCTGCTCAGCCCAGGGACGCCAGTTCGGAGACCACGCGGGTCGCGTTGGCCGGACGCCTGCCCGGATCAGATGACATGAGCTGCGACAGCAGGCGGTCGAGGGCCGCCGGCACCGCGGGATTCACCTTGGAGACGTGGGGCCCCTCCAGCTCGCTCTTCTGCTTCATCAGCGCGGCGATGCCCGCGTGGGCGAAGGGCGACTTGCCAGACAGCAGCTGGTACCCCAGCACGCCCACGGCGTAGAGGTCGACCTTGCCGTCGATCTTCTTGCCCGCCATCTGC from the Pseudomonadota bacterium genome contains:
- a CDS encoding type II secretion system F family protein; translation: MIPSPMADSGTEEGRWPHSTLGLLMGVSLRQQAVLFRQLATMIDSGLTSGRALQSLSAHTPGHFGEALKAMTEGLNRGLPLHKCMARYPEYFSELTVSLVQAGETGGQLDRRLNGLADALEKTYEMRQRLLSQCAYPVLLLHAAIFLPQLFLLFTQGLMAYLVAVMIPLAVLYGTVGLLLAVTRASAVSLATRMVVDAFALSVPLLGAVLRDGAVMRFLRALADLLEAGLSLGRAVEIAARASGNTVISRRLAGVDEQVQSGSSFSAALASTGVLPPSALQMVVTGEQTGTLSASVLKAAELLAIDFDNALRRMASVLPPILMLAVGGFVAWRCITLFQTTVQQVYSVMP
- a CDS encoding bifunctional metallophosphatase/5'-nucleotidase, producing MNLLFPASRFMARAAVAAALLGALCAPALAEPQESPTPAPGSTLSITILHTNDMHGHLTPEVDKSLAPATQKVGGAAYMSGLVRQKRAQHPGHTLLLDAGDIAQGTPISNLFSGRPTVEFMNHLGYDAGTIGNHEFDWGPATLAALIHDAKRPIVCANLVEVATGAAPAGVKPYIIKQIDGVNVGITGVVTPSTPNMSFKQNVSPFRFENEVQTLKTLIPRMRRNGARVIIVLSHLGLKEDKALAEQVPGIAVIVGGHSHTALKDPELVNGTVIVQAGKYMRYLGCLDVTLDRKSGKVIDYTRKDELVPVLDLKISPDPVVAGLIARYQARIGPAMDQVLGQAAQDLTRTPAAGQGDSILGDVVTDALRTKVDADVAVYNAGGIRSDFNKGPIKVSDVYTLLPFDNYLVTLKLTGDQLLRLVAQGVGDSHGTIQVSGLTFRIGAGGRPYDVKVGGQPVDPAKTYRVATVDFLAEGNDGLLVFKEVKDRVYDELARDVFTGYVKKSTPLNAPQTGRITRSTAP